The Ipomoea triloba cultivar NCNSP0323 chromosome 13, ASM357664v1 genomic interval GGAATTGATGTTATTTAATTAAAGTTAATGAGATCcaaagaaaatatattgtgaatttgtgattcCTTCTTCAATGGAAATCACTACTAATTCCACGTAATAAACAAAAAAGGGTGTGTATAATGCAAGGAAGATTCCTGGTAGTATTTAATTAAAGTTAATGTTACAGGaagaaaatacattttggttCCTTCCTCCTTGGAAATCACTTTTCCTTTGATGAAATAAACACAGAATGTAGAATGGGATGGAGGCCTCAAAAGAATCACAATTATGATGAAACTGATAATGTTCCAAAGTAATTAGAAATTGAAATCTTAATTTGATTTTACCCTTTCTCTGCATACTAAACAAAGCCTTACTGTGTAGGAGATAAATTCGTACTCTTTTCTACATGTGAATTTATCTGATATTGTGATATAATTTGTGCAACCTTAGATTGGAACTTTACTTAAGCATTTACTTTCTTACATGTGATTCTATTTGTCCAATAATGCTTTCTTTATTATTTCAGGAGCACTTTTAGTTCTAATTTCTGTCCACCATCATTCTGTTGCGACCATGTTATAGAAGGTGTCCAAGGTATGCCATCAGATACTGCAAAAGAAAATGTATCTGTAGTTGAATCATCAGGGACTGAATGGAAAAATGACAAAGGGAATATGGATGATCCAGGTAACGGTGAGCTAATTTTTTCCATCAGTTCAGTTTTCCAACATTGACATTTCTCTAAGTGTGTAGAGTTTGAATGTTCTGTCTTGCATGTTTTGAATTGTTTCATTTGTTTGATTCACCATATAGTCTGTATGGCCTGTTGGAGTTCTAAACATTTTATCTTTAAGGTTTCCTTTTGCATGGTTCAAATAGAAGCTACAGTTGTATAATCATGCATATTATACCAGTTCTAGATGagtttaaaaaaacattatgtaTATGCCAAATAGCTTTTTTCTTAGTGAACTTTGGGCAGCTCCAATGGCTTAATAATTGTTGTTGATTTGCCTTTAAATTGTTAAATAAGCAAACTAGATCCATAACTAGAATGGCAATGCAGAGGTCCAAGGGATTTGGTTACATTGTGATTAGCTTCTTATGATATTAGGGGATGCAACTTTGTGGGCTGGCTTTGGTTCTTTTCTGATGAACTTAAatagaatataataatgcatAGTAAGCCTTTATAGTAAATGCTTAATGAAAAGTATATAGCTTTGATATTTTGGTCTGGAAATGCTTAAATTCTATAAGTCTAGATCCTACTCAGCTCCTTGAACTTTGATGCCTAATCATAGTTAATGATGGGAGTTACTTCACTTACTTGTCAAAAAACTGAATggcaattttcaaaatttatatttccAACTTTCTAAGTTTTTGATATTCATTTGATGAGGTTGAGACATTTGTGACGTGAGAAACTCAATCTTTATGCATTTGATCATTCTCGCAAAATTATGCTGTTGATATGATGAATGTGCAATAACTCTCTGAATTAAAAGTTGTCATGGAATAGACACTTCTGTAATGATTTCTGGTTTGTAGTGgaatatgtatattattcttCAATGTAATGATTTCTGGTTTAGTCCCTTCATGAATCATGACGTTTCTATTCATTATTTCAGTTTTCTTAGGTGATACCACAAATCTAATTAGCTAGCAGTTCAGCTTTGCTACAGTATTTTAGAATACTGATGGCTGGCTTTGGTTGTATGCCCATAAAGATGGTTGCTACCTTGCTACCTTCATGTTGACACATCATCCATAAGACCATAATTCTTATTTATGCTAgcttgtatttttctttttcttattcaaATGCTCTATTAAAATGAAGAATGTGGAATGCATTTTCTAGATAGCCCAAACTATAGATTGAAAAACAATACCTATCATTCTGGAGCAGATTACCAGGAAATCCCATGTGATCAGATTGGCATTTCAGCTGCAGTTGGGAATGGAAAGCTGTATGGTACAAGATATTTCATTATCAAGAGTTTGAACCATGAAAACCTTCAATTGTCAGTAAAGAAAGGCATTTGGGCAACACAAGTTATGAATGAGCATATTCTGGAGGAAGCCTTTCATgtaagatgttttttttttgctgtttcAGTGCCTTAGGCTTATTCGTTCACCTTTTACAACTTTTGTGCTTAACTTGCACACACATTTATTGCAGAATTCAAAGAAGGTTATTCTAATATTTAGTGTCAACATGAGTGGTTTCTTCCAAGGATATGCACAAATGACATCATCTGTTGGGAGACGTGACCATGTCTGGAGCCAAGGAAGTGGTGGGCGCAATCCTTGGGGTCGCAGTTTTAATGTTAAATGGCTGCGGTTGCATGATTTGCCTTTTCAAAAGACTCTTCATCTGAAAAACCCATGGAATCAGTACAAACCTGTTAAAATTAGTAGGGATTGTCAGGTGCTAGTTATTACTGTAGAACTTATttgtgtgtacatatatttcatttaatttagtAGGATCTTGACTGATGTCTTGTATTTATGTAGGAGTTGCATCCAGATGTTGGTGAAGCTCTATGCGAGCTCCTTGATGGAAAGGATGTGTCTGATGTTAATTTCAAAGTGTACAAGTTTTCTTAGCCCTGAATATATTTATTCTGCCAAAACCCTTTTTCCTATCTATATTTCTCTAAATTGTTATTGCTGCATGCAGGGACAAATTCTTGAGGGATGATCTCTCTAGGCCTCATATAGAGCCTTCAGTTCATTCAAGAGATGAACATTGTAATATGCCTCTGATGCATATGGCTCCAATGATGTATCCTGGTTTACTTTACCAGCATCAAATTGATGCAAGTAGATTCCATGCAGATGGTATGTTTCTACCTGAGGACTTGTGTATTACTTCTGGAGCCTCAAAATGGAAGCAGTCTGGATATTCTCAGGGAAGCAGAAGCGTCACAAATATTCACGAGGGCCCAAATCTTTCTTCTCGATTTGATGTTTTGGGCTTCTCAGGTGAAAGTCCTCTTGATAGTACTCTCACTGATGACGATATCCTAGACATGGTATGTGTCCATCAAGTTACAATAAAGCATCTTATTAAGGCATGAGGTGCAGATGACTAAATTCTTATTTATGCTATTGTTTAGTTTTTTCAATTCGTGATTgtgtagtttttatttttatttttttgtctgcTGAAGTTATTCTATTCATACTTTAAGATTTGAGCCTCTTACTTTCATATGTTTAAAGCATTTACTGATGAGGTTACCCTAATGTTATTCCTCTTATTTTCTcacctttgttttttttgtctTCTGTTATGGGTTTCCTAAATTCTTTTCTCCCTTTTAACTTCGGGTCCCATGTTGCAGACATATGAAGAGTACCTTGAAGCTCATAGCAGAGGGAACAAAAGAGTACGCAACCATGTTGGTCTATTTAACACTCATATCTTTTGTTACATTGCTTATTCACTACATTGAATAATATGAGTATAGTTCATTTTAATGCATGCTTTATTTGAACTCCTTTCTTTAGATTGCTTCACGTGCATATTTAAGAAAgttgggcttttttttttttcaagcttgATGCAAAGGTGCTTGTTGTTTATGAATTGATATTTACTCAAACACTTTCTTCCCTAGACTTCTAGTTGTTTGGGGTTTTCTTGCTACCTGCCTACCTAAACTTTGATTTATGAGATTAGGGTTGGATTGGAGGGTCAAGTCTAAATCATCTCTGATTGACACTACATATTGTTTTGTGAatccttttgttttgtttttttttttttgtttttttttttttgttttttgttttttgtttttatgtttttatgttttttttttatgttttttttgttttatgtttttaattggGCGTGGGAGTTTAGACGCTGATTGAGAATGTGTGTTTATTGCAAAAAATTTGCTAGAGAAAGTTAATGAGTCAGGTTATACTCTGTGTTTGTGAGGAAGAAGAGTAATTGGCTTATAAACTGGTTTAGATTAAGCATAGCAGTGTTTGTACAGAGTTGTTTTAGAGAGTgttgaaaggaaaagaaattttgttaatttctgTCATTCATTGAATCATTGATCTGCCATGGTGACAGGACTATATATGGGGGTATAGTTCAAAATTTCGGGAACAAATAGCATAATTAACATGCCTTGACAGCCTTATGAATTGTGTGCTAACGATATCacatattttcttctctttttctctaTAGGTCTCAGGACCATCAGGGAGTACACAGCAGTCATCTATCAGCAAAGAAAATTGTGAAGAGTCGTAAGTCAATTGCAATTTTCTAAAATACAACGTTTGGGCTTTCACAGCAACCATCCTTCTGACTTGATTTAGTATACTATTTTGCAGGCAGTCGGGCTGTAGTTCTAAGAAAAGGAGTTGCGAGCGCAAGTCTGACTGATGATTGTATGCACCTTCGCAAGCAAGCAGGCAATGGTTTGCCCTTTGAATTTGGTGgcttagtattttatatttagcTGCGAAGCAGCCTTAAATTTGAACCTATTCCTTTTATTTTGCAAACCTCAAAATTAGGGGTGAATATATGGCACTGTTGTATTATATTGTACTGTATTGTTTTCAAATTCTTACACCTTGTTGAAATATTTCAATGGGTGGTTGAATATTTGTATAGCTTCACTGCTTCACAACAGTCATTCATGTTTCTCTCTCTGTATTGCTCTGTACATAAAAACTAGTGCCCGCTTCCAAAATTTTGGCATTTTGGGAAGCAAATCTTTTGCTGTTCTAGCATTTGGATTTCAGGGGGCATTATCTCAAAAGTTTTGCATAGCTATTAGCCATCAATTTGCTAATCTTGCATTCACTCCGTTGTCATGCATTACAAACTCTAAATAATAAGTTATGTGATTAGGGAGGTGTTTGGCAATCAAATGAGGCTGAGTGCTCAGGAAGAGGAGAGACAAGCTTTACTGAGATGGAGGAAATCAGGTTAATACGCTCACACTAATTGTGGACAGCAACTTCATTAGGAGTAGGGGCAATTCATAGTTGTGCTGGGGGTGAAGGGCTTTTGAGGGGCGAGGCTGGTTGATGGAGGGAAGGGTTCCTTTATCAACATAGGGGGTAATAATGTGGATGAGATGAAAAGTTTGGCAGTCGGGTAGAGGTGTAAGGTGCCTAGAAGTTTAGAGCGATTCAATTGAAGTGGACTGGATTAGAGGAGTGACGAGGCTCTTGAGGTCGGTTAGAGACATCATTAAGAGCTAACGTGAGTGGATAGAAAGGGGTTGGAATGTCATAATTGAACACCTTTTTAGAGAGCAAAATTAGTTAGTTTTAGCAAGACTCGTAGGGCACACATAGTCGAAGGTGGGAGTACTTTTAATcaacatggttggcgtggtggtttAACACCTCGTTCCTTAAGCATGAGGGGTGGGGGTTCGATCCTCACCCAGGTGAATGGAGCTAATCATTTGGCTTGGCTGGAGGGATACCTTGgggaaaaccaaaaaaatagtCGAAGGTGGGAGGATATCACCTTCCCTCCCCAACAATCATGGACATCTTGATGGAGGATCACTTTGGTCCACCCAAC includes:
- the LOC116002527 gene encoding YTH domain-containing protein 1 isoform X1, yielding MPSDTAKENVSVVESSGTEWKNDKGNMDDPGNDYQEIPCDQIGISAAVGNGKLYGTRYFIIKSLNHENLQLSVKKGIWATQVMNEHILEEAFHNSKKVILIFSVNMSGFFQGYAQMTSSVGRRDHVWSQGSGGRNPWGRSFNVKWLRLHDLPFQKTLHLKNPWNQYKPVKISRDCQELHPDVGEALCELLDGKDVSDVNFKVDKFLRDDLSRPHIEPSVHSRDEHCNMPLMHMAPMMYPGLLYQHQIDASRFHADGMFLPEDLCITSGASKWKQSGYSQGSRSVTNIHEGPNLSSRFDVLGFSGESPLDSTLTDDDILDMTYEEYLEAHSRGNKRVRNHVSGPSGSTQQSSISKENCEESQSGCSSKKRSCERKSD
- the LOC116002527 gene encoding YTH domain-containing protein 1 isoform X3; the encoded protein is MPSDTAKENVSVVESSGTEWKNDKGNMDDPGNDYQEIPCDQIGISAAVGNGKLYGTRYFIIKSLNHENLQLSVKKGIWATQVMNEHILEEAFHNSKKVILIFSVNMSGFFQGYAQMTSSVGRRDHVWSQGSGGRNPWGRSFNVKWLRLHDLPFQKTLHLKNPWNQYKPVKISRDCQELHPDVGEALCELLDGKDVSDVNFKVDKFLRDDLSRPHIEPSVHSRDEHCNMPLMHMAPMMYPGLLYQHQIDASRFHADGMFLPEDLCITSGASKWKQSGYSQGSRSVTNIHEGPNLSSRFDVLGFSGESPLDSTLTDDDILDMTYEEYLEAHSRGNKRVSGPSGSTQQSSISKENCEESQSGCSSKKRSCERKSD
- the LOC116002527 gene encoding 3'-5' RNA helicase YTHDC2 isoform X2, which gives rise to MPSDTAKENVSVVESSGTEWKNDKGNMDDPDYQEIPCDQIGISAAVGNGKLYGTRYFIIKSLNHENLQLSVKKGIWATQVMNEHILEEAFHNSKKVILIFSVNMSGFFQGYAQMTSSVGRRDHVWSQGSGGRNPWGRSFNVKWLRLHDLPFQKTLHLKNPWNQYKPVKISRDCQELHPDVGEALCELLDGKDVSDVNFKVDKFLRDDLSRPHIEPSVHSRDEHCNMPLMHMAPMMYPGLLYQHQIDASRFHADGMFLPEDLCITSGASKWKQSGYSQGSRSVTNIHEGPNLSSRFDVLGFSGESPLDSTLTDDDILDMTYEEYLEAHSRGNKRVRNHVSGPSGSTQQSSISKENCEESQSGCSSKKRSCERKSD
- the LOC116002527 gene encoding YTH domain-containing family protein isoform X4, giving the protein MPSDTAKENVSVVESSGTEWKNDKGNMDDPGNAAVGNGKLYGTRYFIIKSLNHENLQLSVKKGIWATQVMNEHILEEAFHNSKKVILIFSVNMSGFFQGYAQMTSSVGRRDHVWSQGSGGRNPWGRSFNVKWLRLHDLPFQKTLHLKNPWNQYKPVKISRDCQELHPDVGEALCELLDGKDVSDVNFKVDKFLRDDLSRPHIEPSVHSRDEHCNMPLMHMAPMMYPGLLYQHQIDASRFHADGMFLPEDLCITSGASKWKQSGYSQGSRSVTNIHEGPNLSSRFDVLGFSGESPLDSTLTDDDILDMTYEEYLEAHSRGNKRVRNHVSGPSGSTQQSSISKENCEESQSGCSSKKRSCERKSD
- the LOC116002527 gene encoding YTH domain-containing family protein isoform X6, whose protein sequence is MPSDTAKENVSVVESSGTEWKNDKGNMDDPGNVGNGKLYGTRYFIIKSLNHENLQLSVKKGIWATQVMNEHILEEAFHNSKKVILIFSVNMSGFFQGYAQMTSSVGRRDHVWSQGSGGRNPWGRSFNVKWLRLHDLPFQKTLHLKNPWNQYKPVKISRDCQELHPDVGEALCELLDGKDVSDVNFKVDKFLRDDLSRPHIEPSVHSRDEHCNMPLMHMAPMMYPGLLYQHQIDASRFHADGMFLPEDLCITSGASKWKQSGYSQGSRSVTNIHEGPNLSSRFDVLGFSGESPLDSTLTDDDILDMTYEEYLEAHSRGNKRVRNHVSGPSGSTQQSSISKENCEESQSGCSSKKRSCERKSD
- the LOC116002527 gene encoding YTH domain-containing family protein isoform X5, with amino-acid sequence MPSDTAKENVSVVESSGTEWKNDKGNMDDPAAVGNGKLYGTRYFIIKSLNHENLQLSVKKGIWATQVMNEHILEEAFHNSKKVILIFSVNMSGFFQGYAQMTSSVGRRDHVWSQGSGGRNPWGRSFNVKWLRLHDLPFQKTLHLKNPWNQYKPVKISRDCQELHPDVGEALCELLDGKDVSDVNFKVDKFLRDDLSRPHIEPSVHSRDEHCNMPLMHMAPMMYPGLLYQHQIDASRFHADGMFLPEDLCITSGASKWKQSGYSQGSRSVTNIHEGPNLSSRFDVLGFSGESPLDSTLTDDDILDMTYEEYLEAHSRGNKRVRNHVSGPSGSTQQSSISKENCEESQSGCSSKKRSCERKSD
- the LOC116002527 gene encoding YTH domain-containing family protein isoform X7; its protein translation is MPSDTAKENVSVVESSGTEWKNDKGNMDDPVGNGKLYGTRYFIIKSLNHENLQLSVKKGIWATQVMNEHILEEAFHNSKKVILIFSVNMSGFFQGYAQMTSSVGRRDHVWSQGSGGRNPWGRSFNVKWLRLHDLPFQKTLHLKNPWNQYKPVKISRDCQELHPDVGEALCELLDGKDVSDVNFKVDKFLRDDLSRPHIEPSVHSRDEHCNMPLMHMAPMMYPGLLYQHQIDASRFHADGMFLPEDLCITSGASKWKQSGYSQGSRSVTNIHEGPNLSSRFDVLGFSGESPLDSTLTDDDILDMTYEEYLEAHSRGNKRVRNHVSGPSGSTQQSSISKENCEESQSGCSSKKRSCERKSD